In one window of Opitutus sp. GAS368 DNA:
- a CDS encoding PAS domain-containing sensor histidine kinase — MSNHAPQSLRNSAFVRYAIAVVTSLGAVLVTRALRIISPHAPADLIYCATILSAWFGGTGPGLLAASFSSAAIAFHFIPPPYAGISTTSDLIRLAVTSAGVFVVSWISGRQRRAEELLQQARDKLEEKVQDRTAELRRTNEKLQAEIAERKTAEEALQTMQAELAHVSRVTMMGELTASIAHEVNQPLGAIMNYANACRRLLATQQEGNAGIDEALSRIVEDAHRASDVITRIRALAKKQPTDKAPLAVKDLITDAVAISNYEMRARGVAIRVDLAADLPAIAVDRIQFQQVLLNLIINGSEAMESMPPVQRFIEISARLECSGDEPALTVRVRDYGPGVNPSDEARLFAPFYSSKAKGLGLGLPISRSIIEAHGGRLSLVPSGGAGATFQILLPLPGPAIA, encoded by the coding sequence ATGAGCAACCACGCTCCACAGTCCTTGCGGAACTCGGCCTTTGTGCGCTACGCAATTGCGGTGGTGACGAGCCTCGGCGCCGTGCTTGTCACCCGTGCCCTTCGGATCATCAGCCCGCATGCCCCAGCCGATCTCATTTACTGCGCCACGATCCTCAGTGCGTGGTTCGGGGGAACCGGTCCCGGGTTGCTGGCCGCCTCGTTCTCCTCGGCGGCCATTGCCTTTCATTTCATTCCGCCACCCTACGCCGGCATTTCGACGACGTCGGATTTGATTCGGCTGGCGGTCACTTCCGCGGGAGTGTTTGTCGTCAGCTGGATCAGCGGACGACAAAGGCGCGCCGAAGAGCTGTTACAGCAGGCGCGGGATAAACTGGAGGAGAAGGTTCAGGATCGCACTGCCGAACTGCGGCGGACCAACGAGAAGCTGCAAGCTGAAATTGCCGAGCGCAAAACCGCCGAGGAGGCGCTGCAGACGATGCAGGCCGAACTCGCCCACGTCAGCCGTGTGACCATGATGGGTGAATTGACCGCCTCGATTGCCCACGAAGTAAACCAGCCCTTGGGCGCGATTATGAATTACGCGAATGCCTGCCGACGGCTGCTGGCCACACAGCAGGAGGGAAATGCCGGGATCGACGAGGCCCTCTCCAGGATTGTCGAGGACGCCCACCGGGCCAGCGATGTCATCACGCGCATCCGGGCTCTGGCCAAAAAGCAGCCCACGGATAAAGCCCCGCTGGCGGTCAAGGATCTCATCACCGACGCAGTGGCCATCTCGAACTACGAAATGCGGGCGCGGGGGGTGGCGATCCGGGTGGATTTGGCGGCGGATTTGCCCGCAATCGCGGTTGATCGCATTCAGTTCCAGCAGGTGCTGCTCAATCTGATCATAAACGGCAGTGAGGCGATGGAATCAATGCCGCCCGTACAGCGCTTCATTGAAATCAGCGCCCGCCTCGAATGCTCTGGGGACGAGCCCGCTCTCACGGTGCGCGTGCGGGATTACGGCCCCGGAGTCAACCCGTCTGACGAGGCCCGGTTGTTCGCCCCTTTTTACTCCTCCAAGGCAAAAGGTCTGGGCCTCGGTCTGCCCATCAGTCGCTCGATCATCGAGGCGCATGGTGGACGCCTGTCGCTGGTGCCCAGCGGTGGCGCGGGGGCCACGTTCCAGATACTCCTGCCGCTGCCGGGGCCGGCCATCGCATGA
- a CDS encoding response regulator transcription factor: MTPGDHLVYVVDDDRSSRQSLEFLIRSASFKVQAFASAQEFLGFPHPVLPACLVLDVRMPGLTGLQLQEELARMRVDIPIIFMTGHGDIPMSVKAMKAGAVEFLTKPFREDEMLRAITQALERDRVALGERLELAALRQRHAGLTPREREVMASVVTGLLNKQVAAELGAAEKTIKAHRGRVMQKMQATSLADLVRMAERLHADG; this comes from the coding sequence ATGACCCCCGGCGACCACCTCGTCTATGTTGTCGACGACGACCGGTCGTCACGGCAATCGCTTGAGTTCCTGATCAGGTCGGCGAGCTTCAAGGTTCAAGCCTTTGCTTCCGCCCAAGAGTTCCTGGGATTTCCGCATCCGGTGCTGCCGGCTTGCTTGGTGCTCGACGTGCGCATGCCCGGTTTGACCGGACTCCAGCTGCAGGAAGAACTTGCAAGAATGCGCGTCGACATCCCGATCATTTTCATGACTGGCCACGGCGACATTCCCATGTCGGTTAAAGCGATGAAAGCCGGCGCGGTGGAATTCCTCACCAAGCCATTTCGCGAGGACGAGATGCTGCGGGCCATCACCCAGGCCCTTGAGCGCGATCGGGTCGCGCTCGGCGAGCGGCTCGAACTGGCAGCGCTTCGCCAGCGGCACGCTGGGCTTACGCCCCGCGAGCGCGAGGTCATGGCCAGTGTCGTCACCGGTTTGCTCAACAAGCAGGTGGCGGCCGAGCTTGGAGCGGCGGAAAAAACGATCAAGGCGCACCGGGGGCGGGTGATGCAAAAAATGCAAGCTACCTCCCTGGCCGATTTGGTGCGAATGGCCGAGAGACTGCACGCCGATGGCTAA
- a CDS encoding response regulator, with product MVAIVDDDESLRRSAQMLIVSLGFRAEAFARAKQFLQWPLLGEASCLILDVCMPEMNGLELQRRLGRSHPHLPIIFITACAKEDEEKQVMGAGAVAMLRKPVPESILTETLRRALDSGGWERPPAVPGL from the coding sequence TTGGTCGCCATTGTCGACGATGACGAATCGTTGCGCCGCTCGGCGCAAATGTTGATTGTCTCCCTCGGCTTTCGCGCGGAAGCGTTTGCGAGGGCGAAGCAGTTTCTGCAATGGCCGCTACTGGGCGAGGCGTCGTGCCTGATTCTCGATGTCTGTATGCCGGAAATGAACGGCCTTGAATTGCAAAGGCGGCTGGGACGGTCCCATCCGCACCTGCCAATTATCTTCATCACAGCTTGCGCCAAAGAGGACGAGGAAAAGCAGGTGATGGGCGCCGGCGCTGTCGCCATGCTCAGGAAACCGGTGCCGGAAAGCATTTTGACCGAAACGCTCCGCCGGGCCTTGGATTCAGGTGGTTGGGAGCGGCCACCGGCAGTTCCAGGGCTTTAG
- a CDS encoding aldo/keto reductase, which yields MKYRTLGLSQIIVSEIGFGGWQLANPVWGMQDADEALRMVQVARDAGCNFFDTAPGYSEGRSEDLLGRALKNVRGQVVLCSKFGHTAEGETNFDIAALRPAVAASLRRLQTDYLDVLLVHNPPAALMDGNRTALYGELERLKKEGWLRCYGVSLDSGCDLAQVVATTGSGVIEVLFNAFHQEPLTAFAGAQKKGVGLIAKVPLDSGWLSGKYRSDSRFDGVRDRWTPEVITRRAALVKQFADLVPPGLSLSHAALRYVLAQPELSTVIPGAKSTGQVLDNIAAGNAALLPETVRAIRALWERELKMAPLPW from the coding sequence GTGAAATACCGTACCCTCGGCTTAAGTCAGATCATCGTCAGCGAGATCGGTTTCGGTGGCTGGCAACTCGCCAATCCGGTTTGGGGCATGCAAGATGCGGACGAAGCATTGCGCATGGTGCAAGTTGCTCGGGATGCGGGGTGCAATTTCTTCGACACGGCTCCGGGTTACTCGGAGGGACGCAGCGAAGATTTGCTGGGGCGGGCATTGAAGAACGTCCGGGGACAGGTCGTGCTCTGCTCAAAATTCGGCCACACGGCCGAAGGCGAGACAAATTTCGACATAGCGGCACTGCGTCCTGCGGTCGCCGCCAGTTTGCGCCGGCTTCAGACCGACTATCTCGACGTCCTGCTCGTTCACAATCCGCCGGCAGCTTTAATGGATGGCAACCGAACCGCGCTTTACGGTGAACTGGAACGGCTGAAGAAGGAAGGCTGGTTGCGGTGCTACGGCGTTTCGCTCGACTCAGGGTGCGATCTCGCCCAAGTCGTGGCAACCACTGGGAGCGGGGTGATCGAAGTGTTGTTCAATGCCTTCCATCAGGAGCCTCTTACGGCCTTTGCCGGGGCGCAGAAAAAAGGTGTGGGATTAATCGCCAAGGTGCCGCTTGATTCGGGATGGTTGTCCGGAAAATATCGGAGCGATAGCCGTTTCGACGGGGTGCGCGACCGCTGGACCCCGGAGGTTATTACACGCCGGGCGGCGCTCGTGAAGCAATTTGCGGACTTGGTGCCGCCGGGTCTTTCACTCTCCCATGCCGCCCTTCGCTATGTCTTGGCGCAACCCGAGCTGTCCACGGTTATACCTGGAGCCAAGAGCACCGGGCAGGTGCTGGACAATATTGCCGCTGGAAACGCCGCGCTGCTGCCGGAAACTGTGCGGGCGATTCGCGCCCTTTGGGAGCGGGAGCTCAAGATGGCCCCGCTGCCTTGGTAA
- a CDS encoding LysR substrate-binding domain-containing protein: protein MELRHLRYFVAVAEGLNFTKAAARLRLAQPALSRQVADLEDELGVDLLSRSSHGVRLTEEGKLFLAEARLVLTHVDEAVTKVRALARGEFGELQVGYVPPLDLHILPRALAAFQKTTPGVKVVLHDRGSDELCQDLRDGKLHLALMMQPSEEATAGITFEEVGRYPFFVAMASGHPLSKLKAVPPAKLAKQPLVVLDRKKNSEFHRILKRVFAPLRPNISTEADSVNSLITEIGVGRCVAVVSQLFKEAIGNRLVYRRLTETETVMCVGIARAQNGDLPPSGEKLLATIRATAPG from the coding sequence ATGGAACTGCGTCATCTGCGATACTTTGTGGCCGTGGCGGAAGGCTTGAATTTCACCAAGGCCGCCGCGCGGCTGCGGTTGGCGCAACCGGCGTTGAGTCGTCAGGTGGCGGACCTCGAAGACGAGCTGGGCGTGGACTTGCTGAGCCGCTCTTCACACGGCGTCCGCCTGACGGAAGAAGGGAAGCTGTTCCTGGCCGAGGCGCGTCTGGTTCTCACCCACGTCGACGAAGCGGTCACGAAGGTCCGCGCATTGGCACGCGGGGAATTTGGCGAACTGCAGGTGGGCTATGTGCCGCCGCTCGACCTGCATATCCTTCCCCGCGCCCTCGCGGCCTTTCAGAAGACAACGCCCGGCGTCAAAGTCGTGCTGCACGATCGCGGCAGCGATGAACTCTGCCAGGACCTGCGCGACGGAAAGCTGCACCTCGCGCTCATGATGCAGCCCAGCGAGGAGGCCACCGCGGGAATCACATTCGAGGAGGTTGGCCGCTATCCGTTCTTCGTCGCCATGGCCTCAGGCCATCCGCTCTCGAAGCTGAAAGCCGTCCCGCCCGCCAAGCTGGCCAAACAGCCCCTGGTGGTGCTCGATCGCAAAAAGAATTCCGAGTTTCACCGGATCCTAAAACGCGTGTTCGCCCCCCTGCGGCCGAACATCTCGACGGAAGCCGACAGCGTGAATTCCCTCATCACCGAAATCGGTGTCGGCCGGTGCGTGGCGGTGGTCAGCCAGCTCTTTAAGGAAGCGATTGGGAACCGGCTCGTTTATCGCCGGTTGACCGAGACCGAAACTGTCATGTGCGTCGGCATCGCCCGCGCGCAAAACGGCGACCTGCCTCCCTCCGGGGAAAAGCTGCTGGCGACGATCCGGGCGACTGCGCCGGGCTAG
- a CDS encoding alpha/beta hydrolase: MNTQKSNQSNSSAKKSIVLVHGGFVDGSGWAGVYRELKRKGHSVVVVQNPTKSLADDVATTKAAIESVDGEVVLVGHSYGGVVITEAGTHPKVSNLVYIAAFAPDQGESVASLIANPPPGAPVPPILPPKDGYLFLDRSRFAASFAADVEAGLAAFMADSQVPWGLDALTGAVTNPAWKSKPSHYLVASEDNMIPPPAQRMMAERVKAQVTEVPGSHAVYVSKPAEIAQFIGRAASA; encoded by the coding sequence ATGAATACGCAGAAATCAAATCAATCGAACAGCAGCGCCAAGAAATCCATCGTCCTCGTCCACGGCGGCTTCGTCGACGGCTCCGGCTGGGCCGGCGTCTACCGCGAACTGAAGCGCAAGGGCCACAGCGTCGTCGTGGTTCAGAACCCGACCAAGTCCCTCGCCGACGACGTCGCCACCACCAAAGCCGCCATCGAGAGTGTGGACGGCGAAGTCGTCCTCGTGGGGCACTCTTACGGCGGCGTCGTCATCACCGAAGCCGGCACTCATCCCAAGGTTTCGAACCTCGTCTACATCGCGGCCTTTGCGCCCGACCAGGGCGAGTCGGTCGCCTCCCTCATCGCCAATCCTCCCCCGGGCGCGCCCGTTCCCCCGATCCTGCCGCCGAAAGATGGTTATCTCTTCCTCGACCGCTCCAGGTTCGCCGCATCCTTCGCGGCAGACGTCGAAGCCGGTCTGGCCGCGTTCATGGCCGATTCGCAGGTTCCGTGGGGCCTTGATGCCCTGACCGGCGCCGTCACGAATCCCGCCTGGAAGTCCAAGCCGAGCCACTACCTGGTGGCCTCCGAGGACAATATGATCCCGCCGCCGGCCCAGCGGATGATGGCCGAACGCGTGAAGGCGCAGGTGACCGAAGTCCCGGGCAGCCACGCCGTCTACGTCTCGAAGCCCGCGGAAATTGCCCAGTTCATCGGGCGGGCCGCGTCCGCCTAA